The DNA window TACATCCTATTCCAGCAACATGACCAGTCTCTGTGCCTCCCAAGCTTCTTTGCGGCTGGCGCCCTCGTGGTATCGGAAGATCCGTGGGCTGGGCGAAGAGATACGAGAAACAAACCATCTGCAAGTCGATAGCACCAGGGTGCAGCGACGACGACCATCGCGCTTGCATCTGCAAGGAATAATCCGTGTCCGTGTAAGCACCGGGCCGTGGCCGCGCAACGAGTGGGATGCATGGATGGTCGCTAAGGTTCAATCCCACCGGGAGCTCGGCCAAAGGCGCAATTCCATGTCGTCCAAGTAGCTCCGTTGGACCGATACCGGAGCGTTGTAAGATAGCCGGTGAAAATATTGCGCCAGCACAGAGGATGATTTCGTGGGTTGCGTGTATCTCGCGACCGTTAGCCAGCACGACTGTGACAGCCTTGCGGTCCTGAAAGAGCACTCGATCGACTAGCGAATTGGCCAAGATGGTAAAATTAGGGAAGAGCCGGATCGGGTCGATAAAAGTGTCCGCCGCACTGACCCGGGTGGAGTCGCGACGACAGACTGGTGACGGGCCGACACCCTCTGCTCCGGTGGCCTGCAGATCGAGGATACTTTGGAGACCCCGAGATTTAACGTCTTCGACGAAAGCAGCCTGAATTTTGCCTGCTTCGCCCATACTCGCTCTGGCAATGGGATGCGGACCGCGTGTGCCACGAAGGGTGTCACCTTCAAGTTCCTCGTATACAGCGACTGAACTATTGAAATCCCAGCCGTCATTCCCTAAATTAACCCATTCCCTCGCATCACTAGCTGTATTTCGTAAAAAAGTGCCTCCATTGATACTGCTCCCTCCGCCCATAACCTTCGCCTGCGGGACAATCATCCGCCCTCCGCAATCTATGTCGACTTCGAGGTTCCAGTCGATCCTGGGATCAAAGATCTCGGATTGCCCTGTCATGGGCACCCGGCGGGCATCACGCACACCATAGGGTATGGAGGAAGCGTTGGTGGGGGATGGGCCAATGTCGGGCCCGGCTTCGATGAGCAGGACGTCGAAGGCCCGGTTCTCGGCAACCCGACGGGCCACAATGCAGCCCGCCGAGCCGGCGCCGACAATAATGTGGGTGAA is part of the Penicillium psychrofluorescens genome assembly, chromosome: 4 genome and encodes:
- a CDS encoding uncharacterized protein (ID:PFLUO_005808-T1.cds;~source:funannotate); this encodes MEEVKRKPIFTDSGSSMHADRFTHIIVGAGSAGCIVARRVAENRAFDVLLIEAGPDIGPSPTNASSIPYGVRDARRVPMTGQSEIFDPRIDWNLEVDIDCGGRMIVPQAKVMGGGSSINGGTFLRNTASDAREWVNLGNDGWDFNSSVAVYEELEGDTLRGTRGPHPIARASMGEAGKIQAAFVEDVKSRGLQSILDLQATGAEGVGPSPVCRRDSTRVSAADTFIDPIRLFPNFTILANSLVDRVLFQDRKAVTVVLANGREIHATHEIILCAGAIFSPAILQRSGIGPTELLGRHGIAPLAELPVGLNLSDHPCIPLVARPRPGAYTDTDYSLQMQARWSSSLHPGAIDLQMVCFSYLFAQPTDLPIPRGRQPQRSLGGTETGHVAGIGCNINKPSSVGMVEIRSRDPNQMPTVRPNYLSNPHDRALAREVVRTAYAVLTSPTMQTLLTAPLGITAQVVADDMMLDGYIKAHYSTTYHYCGSCRMASREKGGVVDQSGRVYGMKGLRVADASVLPTIPAANTMASSMLVGERVGRSVCDGRSIQKPASSRI